The following are encoded together in the Cyanobacterium aponinum PCC 10605 genome:
- the ispD gene encoding 2-C-methyl-D-erythritol 4-phosphate cytidylyltransferase: MYLLIPAAGMGKRMGSSRNKLLLELKGKPLLAWTLISADKAESIEWIGIMGQTYDFPTFEEIINQIKPCKPIKLIKGGDTRQESVYNGLQALPEKAEKVLIHDGARCLATPDLFNRCAEVLQECQGLIAAIPVKDTIKIVDSNLLITDTPTRDNLWAAQTPQGFDVKLLKECHDRGLKLGWQVTDDAALLEKCGFPVRIVSGEETNLKVTTPIDLTIAEFILNQRAII, encoded by the coding sequence ATGTATTTATTAATTCCGGCGGCGGGAATGGGCAAAAGAATGGGAAGTTCTCGTAATAAACTATTATTAGAGTTAAAAGGAAAACCTTTACTTGCATGGACTTTAATTTCTGCCGACAAAGCGGAAAGTATCGAATGGATAGGTATTATGGGGCAAACCTATGATTTTCCAACATTTGAAGAAATTATTAACCAAATTAAACCCTGTAAACCAATCAAACTAATAAAGGGGGGAGATACTCGTCAGGAATCTGTCTATAATGGTTTACAAGCATTGCCAGAAAAAGCAGAAAAAGTCCTAATTCATGATGGTGCTAGATGTTTAGCAACTCCAGATTTATTTAATCGTTGTGCCGAAGTTTTACAAGAATGTCAGGGTTTAATTGCCGCTATCCCTGTAAAAGATACGATAAAAATAGTTGACTCGAATTTATTGATTACCGATACTCCCACAAGAGATAATCTTTGGGCGGCACAAACTCCTCAAGGTTTTGATGTTAAACTCTTAAAAGAATGTCACGATCGCGGCTTAAAATTAGGATGGCAAGTTACTGATGATGCCGCCTTATTAGAAAAATGTGGTTTTCCTGTGCGCATAGTCTCAGGAGAAGAAACCAACTTAAAAGTTACAACTCCTATAGATTTGACTATTGCTGAATTTATACTCAATCAAAGGGCAATAATTTGA
- a CDS encoding DEAD/DEAH box helicase, protein MNSIKLDFNTIFPYQLDEFQQEAISYLDENKSVVVTAPTGSGKTMIGEYAIYRALTNGKRVFYTTPLKALSNQKFRDFQDKFGQTWLENLGVYAEIGLITGDTIINPNAPVVIMTTEIFRNMLYSTPIGEVGTSVQDVQTVVLDECHYISDMSRGTVWEESIIYCPSHIQLVALSATIGNPEDLCRWINSVRKANLQQGKVSECVLVNSDFRPVPLKFYFSHSRGLFPLFSEKNSQNLKLNSQLKRLLATNKRGRFSQRDCPSIKTIVQQLSNNNMLPAIYIIFSRRGCDQAVESLSYLNLVTVEESRKILLYLLYFLMIENLELQAKIIEFAKKEHEIAYNKIIDFIANEKEAGEALVDYLIDKPIFKERLLRFLAEHSEVARTNQIEPLTRGIASHHAGILPAWKELVERLFELGLVKIVFATATLAAGINMPARTTVISALKKRSDDGHRLLTPSEFLQIAGRAGRRGMDKVGYVVTVQTPFEGALVASKLAKATPEPLRSQFTPSYGMVLNLLQKHSIEEAKELLELSFAEYLAEIQLSPQEDAIASYTTEITRLDISLAEFNSKEIAAYEKLKERRKQEKKVLKLFERNWLQQKQKSILPQLEDLKIGSILDLSRHHKKNAYETQGVFVNYVVNGNQRFLLCLGKDNNWYLASFTDVVDINSGRIPDSLIEKLYLPETPEIRAGMINSGDEQSLTVSQLIAEYAQESVDKSEEIIYQIQRIEEVEAAIASHPLDKIDNINQIVKNNRKRQQLKQELSRIQSQYQRYKANSSYYWQEFLALIEILREFGALEGYQPTPLGIAAATIRGENELWLGLALTSHRLDYLTPHHLAGVITALTTESLRSDTWVSYQPSPEVLDALGVQKMDDVSYSPESELWEIRRKLYQAQTRRDISMPVWLERDLIGLAEAWCLGASWEEICNNTTLDEGDIVRVLRRTVDVLVQIPQVPSLDFSLIQTAKEAAKSMKRFPI, encoded by the coding sequence ATGAACTCAATTAAACTCGATTTTAATACTATTTTCCCTTATCAATTGGATGAATTTCAACAGGAAGCTATTAGCTATTTAGACGAAAATAAGTCTGTTGTTGTCACTGCCCCTACGGGTTCAGGAAAAACCATGATAGGAGAATATGCTATTTATCGAGCTTTAACTAATGGTAAAAGAGTTTTTTATACGACTCCTTTAAAAGCCCTTTCTAATCAAAAATTTAGAGATTTTCAGGATAAATTTGGACAGACTTGGCTAGAAAATTTGGGAGTTTATGCCGAAATTGGTTTAATTACTGGGGACACCATTATTAATCCTAATGCACCAGTGGTTATTATGACCACGGAAATTTTTCGTAATATGCTCTATAGTACCCCTATTGGAGAGGTTGGGACTTCTGTACAAGACGTACAAACAGTGGTTTTAGATGAGTGTCATTATATCAGTGATATGTCTAGGGGGACTGTGTGGGAAGAATCAATTATTTACTGCCCTTCTCATATTCAATTAGTAGCATTGTCAGCAACTATTGGTAATCCTGAAGATTTATGTCGATGGATAAATAGCGTGCGTAAAGCGAATTTACAACAGGGAAAAGTTAGTGAGTGTGTCTTAGTAAATTCGGATTTTCGTCCTGTACCTCTTAAGTTTTATTTTAGTCATAGTAGGGGTTTATTTCCTCTTTTCAGTGAAAAAAATTCTCAAAATCTTAAGTTAAATTCCCAATTAAAAAGGTTATTAGCTACGAATAAAAGAGGTAGATTTAGTCAAAGAGATTGCCCTAGTATTAAAACTATTGTGCAACAATTAAGTAATAATAATATGCTCCCCGCTATCTATATAATTTTTAGTCGTAGGGGTTGTGATCAAGCAGTAGAATCTCTTAGTTATCTGAATTTAGTTACGGTAGAAGAAAGTAGAAAAATATTACTTTATTTGCTTTATTTTCTCATGATAGAAAATTTAGAACTACAGGCTAAAATTATTGAATTTGCCAAAAAAGAGCATGAAATTGCTTATAACAAAATTATTGACTTTATTGCTAATGAAAAAGAAGCAGGAGAGGCATTAGTTGATTATTTAATTGATAAGCCAATTTTTAAGGAGCGTTTACTAAGATTTTTAGCAGAACATAGTGAGGTAGCTAGAACTAATCAAATAGAACCTTTAACAAGAGGGATTGCTTCTCATCATGCTGGAATTTTACCTGCTTGGAAGGAGCTAGTTGAAAGATTATTTGAATTGGGATTAGTTAAAATTGTTTTTGCTACAGCAACTTTGGCGGCGGGTATTAATATGCCTGCGAGAACAACGGTTATTTCTGCGTTGAAAAAACGTAGTGATGATGGACACCGTTTGTTAACTCCTTCTGAGTTCCTACAAATCGCTGGGAGGGCGGGTAGAAGGGGCATGGATAAGGTGGGGTATGTGGTGACAGTTCAAACTCCTTTTGAGGGAGCTTTAGTGGCTTCTAAATTGGCAAAAGCAACTCCTGAACCCTTACGCAGTCAGTTTACTCCTAGTTATGGCATGGTTTTGAATTTATTGCAGAAACATTCGATTGAGGAAGCAAAGGAGTTATTAGAGCTTAGTTTTGCGGAGTATTTGGCGGAAATTCAGTTATCTCCCCAAGAAGATGCGATCGCATCTTATACGACAGAAATAACTAGATTAGACATAAGTTTAGCGGAATTTAATAGTAAAGAGATTGCGGCTTATGAAAAATTAAAGGAAAGAAGAAAGCAAGAAAAAAAAGTACTCAAATTATTTGAGAGAAATTGGTTACAACAAAAACAGAAATCGATTCTTCCCCAATTAGAAGATTTAAAAATTGGTAGCATTCTTGATTTAAGTCGTCATCATAAGAAAAATGCCTATGAAACTCAAGGAGTTTTTGTTAACTATGTAGTTAATGGTAATCAAAGATTTTTGCTTTGTTTAGGGAAAGATAATAACTGGTATCTCGCTTCTTTCACTGACGTGGTGGATATTAACAGTGGTAGAATACCTGATTCTTTGATTGAAAAATTATATCTCCCAGAAACTCCGGAAATTAGAGCAGGGATGATTAATTCCGGTGATGAGCAATCTTTAACGGTTTCTCAACTAATTGCCGAATATGCCCAAGAAAGTGTCGATAAAAGCGAAGAAATTATTTATCAAATTCAACGTATCGAAGAAGTAGAAGCTGCGATCGCATCTCATCCTTTAGATAAAATAGATAACATCAATCAAATTGTCAAAAATAATCGTAAACGACAACAACTCAAACAAGAATTAAGCAGAATTCAAAGTCAATATCAACGCTATAAGGCAAATAGTTCCTATTATTGGCAAGAATTCCTAGCTTTAATCGAAATATTGAGAGAATTTGGCGCATTAGAAGGCTATCAACCCACACCTTTAGGAATCGCCGCCGCCACCATTAGGGGAGAAAATGAATTATGGCTAGGATTAGCTTTAACATCCCATCGCTTAGACTATTTGACACCCCATCACCTTGCAGGAGTTATCACAGCTTTAACCACAGAATCATTACGCTCTGATACATGGGTAAGTTATCAACCATCCCCAGAAGTATTAGACGCTTTAGGAGTTCAAAAAATGGACGATGTAAGCTATAGTCCAGAATCAGAATTATGGGAAATCCGTCGTAAATTATATCAGGCACAAACAAGACGAGATATTTCTATGCCCGTATGGTTAGAAAGAGATTTAATCGGACTAGCCGAAGCATGGTGTTTAGGGGCTAGTTGGGAAGAAATTTGTAACAATACAACCCTTGATGAAGGAGACATCGTTCGAGTTTTAAGGCGCACTGTGGATGTGTTAGTACAGATACCTCAAGTGCCTAGCTTAGATTTTAGTTTAATTCAAACGGCGAAAGAAGCAGCAAAATCCATGAAACGTTTTCCCATATAA
- a CDS encoding four helix bundle protein: MIELKSYRDLTVWQKSMDLVVICYQLTSLFPKTEIYGLSSQIQRAAVSIPANIAEGKGRNHLGDYIRHLSMANGSLKELETHLMIVGRLGYLNLSSG, encoded by the coding sequence ATGATTGAACTAAAAAGTTATCGAGATTTAACGGTTTGGCAAAAATCAATGGATTTGGTAGTAATATGTTATCAATTAACTTCTCTATTTCCCAAAACAGAAATTTATGGTTTAAGTAGTCAAATACAAAGAGCCGCAGTTTCAATTCCTGCCAACATCGCAGAAGGAAAAGGGAGAAATCATTTGGGTGATTATATTCGTCATCTTTCTATGGCAAATGGCTCACTCAAAGAATTAGAAACTCATTTGATGATTGTAGGACGATTAGGCTATCTTAACCTGAGTTCGGGATAA
- a CDS encoding Npun_F5749 family FMN-dependent PPOX-type flavoprotein, whose protein sequence is MEITVKWRSHLQKALHKNRSQVFSKYIQLATITKEGYPANRTVVFRGFLENSNVIQIITDTRSEKYSHLQTNPVAEICWYFAKTREQFRIRGKIDLVIGNNNNLTWQKARQNTWNNLSKNGKEQFYWDTPGEEKIEKEKEEQIPIIDEKNPPENFCLLLLNPDKVDHLELRGNPQNRHLYTLQDNNQWSYTVVNP, encoded by the coding sequence ATGGAAATAACAGTAAAATGGCGATCGCATCTTCAAAAAGCACTACATAAGAATCGCTCACAAGTTTTTAGTAAATATATACAACTAGCAACCATTACAAAAGAAGGTTATCCCGCCAATAGAACCGTTGTGTTCCGAGGTTTCTTAGAAAATAGCAACGTTATACAAATTATTACCGATACTAGAAGTGAAAAATATAGCCATTTACAAACTAATCCCGTCGCAGAAATTTGTTGGTATTTTGCCAAAACTAGAGAGCAGTTTAGAATTAGAGGAAAGATAGATTTAGTAATAGGAAATAATAATAATTTAACTTGGCAAAAAGCCCGTCAAAACACATGGAATAATTTAAGTAAAAATGGAAAAGAACAATTTTATTGGGATACCCCGGGAGAGGAAAAAATAGAGAAAGAAAAAGAAGAACAAATCCCTATCATTGATGAGAAAAACCCTCCCGAAAATTTTTGTTTATTGTTATTAAATCCTGACAAAGTTGATCACTTAGAATTGAGAGGTAATCCTCAAAATCGACATTTATATACCTTACAAGACAATAATCAATGGTCATATACTGTGGTTAATCCTTAA
- the dnaK gene encoding molecular chaperone DnaK, with protein MGKVVGIDLGTTNSCVAVMEGGKPVVIANAEGFRTTPSVVAYAKNGDRLVGQIAKRQGVMNPENTFYSVKRFIGRRFDEVTNETTEVSYKVLNVNGNVKLDCPSQSKQFAPEEISAQVLRKLIEDASKYLGEPVKEAVITVPAYFNDSQRQATKDAGKIAGIEVKRIINEPTAASLAYGLDKKSNETILVFDLGGGTFDVSVLEVGDGVFEVLATSGDTHLGGDDFDKKIVDYLAEDFKGKEGIDLRKDKQALQRLTEAAEKAKIELSSVSQADINLPFITATQEGPKHLELTLTRAKFEELCSDLIDRCAIPVEQALKDAKLSANDIDEVVLVGGSTRIPAVKEVVKKVLGKEPNQTVNPDEVVAVGAAIQGGVLAGEVKDILLLDVTPLSLGVETLGGVMTKIIPRNTTIPTKKSETFSTAVDGQTNVEIHVLQGEREFSKDNKSLGTFRLDGIPPAPRGIPQIEVTFDIDANGILNVTAKDKGTGKEQSISITGASTLPDTEVERMVKEAEANAAADKERREKIERKNQADSLVYQAEKQLNELGDKVSADDKAKAEGLIKDLKEAVGQDDDEKIKTVMPELQQTLYTIGSNVYQQAGGAAPGADATGSANDSDNNDGGDDVIDAEFSETK; from the coding sequence ATGGGAAAAGTTGTAGGTATAGATTTAGGAACGACTAACTCTTGTGTAGCAGTAATGGAAGGTGGTAAGCCTGTTGTTATTGCTAACGCTGAAGGTTTTAGAACCACTCCCTCTGTGGTTGCCTATGCCAAAAATGGCGATCGCCTCGTAGGTCAAATTGCTAAACGTCAAGGGGTAATGAACCCTGAAAACACCTTCTACTCAGTAAAACGTTTCATTGGTAGAAGATTCGACGAAGTTACCAACGAAACCACTGAAGTATCTTACAAGGTATTAAACGTAAATGGAAACGTGAAGTTGGATTGTCCCTCTCAAAGTAAACAATTCGCTCCCGAAGAAATCTCCGCCCAAGTATTGCGCAAACTAATTGAAGACGCTAGTAAATATTTAGGTGAACCCGTCAAAGAAGCTGTTATTACAGTACCGGCTTACTTTAATGACTCTCAACGTCAAGCCACCAAAGACGCAGGTAAAATTGCAGGTATCGAAGTAAAACGTATCATCAACGAACCTACCGCCGCATCTCTTGCTTACGGTTTAGATAAAAAAAGTAATGAAACCATTTTAGTATTTGACTTGGGCGGTGGTACATTTGACGTATCTGTTTTAGAGGTTGGTGATGGAGTATTTGAAGTATTAGCAACCTCTGGTGATACCCACCTTGGTGGTGATGACTTTGATAAAAAAATCGTTGATTACTTAGCCGAAGACTTTAAAGGAAAAGAAGGTATTGACCTACGCAAAGACAAACAGGCTTTACAACGTTTAACTGAAGCGGCAGAAAAAGCAAAAATAGAACTCTCTAGCGTTTCTCAGGCTGATATTAACTTACCCTTTATCACCGCTACTCAAGAAGGACCTAAACACTTAGAATTAACCTTAACTAGAGCTAAATTCGAGGAGTTATGTTCTGATTTAATTGATCGTTGTGCTATTCCTGTAGAACAAGCTCTTAAAGATGCGAAATTAAGTGCAAACGATATTGATGAAGTAGTGTTAGTTGGTGGTTCTACCCGTATTCCTGCGGTTAAAGAAGTCGTTAAAAAAGTTCTAGGAAAAGAACCCAATCAAACCGTTAACCCTGACGAAGTGGTTGCAGTTGGTGCGGCAATTCAAGGAGGCGTATTGGCAGGGGAAGTAAAAGATATTCTCTTATTAGACGTAACTCCTTTATCTTTAGGGGTAGAAACCCTCGGCGGTGTGATGACTAAAATCATCCCTAGAAACACCACTATTCCCACCAAAAAATCAGAAACCTTCTCTACTGCCGTTGATGGTCAAACCAATGTAGAAATCCATGTTTTACAAGGTGAGCGTGAGTTTTCCAAAGATAACAAGAGTTTGGGAACTTTCCGCTTAGATGGTATTCCTCCTGCACCCCGTGGTATTCCTCAAATTGAAGTTACCTTCGACATCGATGCTAACGGTATCTTAAACGTAACTGCAAAAGACAAAGGTACTGGTAAAGAACAATCCATCAGTATCACAGGAGCTTCCACCCTACCCGACACAGAAGTCGAGCGCATGGTTAAGGAAGCGGAAGCCAATGCGGCGGCGGATAAAGAAAGACGGGAGAAAATCGAGCGTAAAAACCAAGCTGACTCTTTAGTCTATCAAGCAGAAAAACAACTCAATGAATTAGGGGATAAAGTTTCTGCGGATGATAAAGCCAAAGCAGAAGGCTTAATCAAAGACTTAAAAGAAGCAGTAGGTCAAGATGATGACGAGAAAATCAAAACCGTAATGCCTGAGTTACAACAAACTCTCTATACCATCGGTAGTAATGTTTATCAACAAGCGGGTGGTGCGGCTCCCGGGGCAGATGCTACTGGAAGTGCTAACGATTCTGATAACAACGATGGTGGAGATGACGTTATCGATGCAGAGTTTTCCGAAACTAAATAA
- a CDS encoding DM13 domain-containing protein: MKRTAIIAFSVVPAIVAMMLPDVCAMIKPTQRLSNHIDTSGQLIAMKMPMFVSGEHPTSGSVSVVREGENKYIEFGEDFKTDSGPDLFVILHKNKDVIGTTKAPTHSIKEGDYVTLEPLKKVKGKQRYKIPSEVNLENYKSVAIWCRQFNATFGAATLPQ, encoded by the coding sequence ATGAAACGCACTGCGATTATTGCCTTTTCAGTTGTTCCTGCAATTGTTGCGATGATGTTACCAGATGTTTGTGCCATGATTAAACCAACACAAAGGTTATCAAATCACATTGATACTTCTGGACAATTAATAGCGATGAAAATGCCAATGTTTGTTTCTGGAGAACACCCCACCAGTGGTAGTGTATCTGTGGTAAGAGAAGGTGAAAATAAATATATTGAATTTGGAGAAGACTTTAAAACCGATTCTGGACCCGATCTTTTCGTCATTTTACACAAAAATAAAGACGTAATCGGTACAACCAAAGCACCAACACACAGTATCAAAGAAGGTGATTATGTTACTTTAGAACCTCTCAAAAAAGTGAAGGGTAAACAACGTTATAAAATTCCTTCTGAGGTAAATTTAGAAAATTATAAATCCGTAGCCATTTGGTGTCGTCAATTCAATGCAACTTTTGGGGCGGCTACACTTCCTCAATAA
- a CDS encoding phasin family protein — MENNDWLKQILMIGVGTTSLAAEKIKEVSEQWVKEGKINPDQAKNMVDDIMKQIQSDQGNLQAQMERQIRNVLQDLGVSRQSEVDELRGRIDRLERQVRELENKLWR; from the coding sequence ATGGAAAATAACGATTGGTTAAAACAAATATTAATGATAGGTGTTGGTACTACATCCCTAGCCGCCGAAAAAATCAAAGAGGTAAGTGAGCAATGGGTTAAAGAAGGAAAAATCAATCCCGATCAAGCGAAAAATATGGTTGATGACATCATGAAACAGATTCAATCGGATCAAGGTAACTTACAAGCCCAAATGGAAAGACAAATTCGCAATGTATTACAGGATTTAGGAGTGTCTCGTCAGTCGGAAGTAGATGAATTAAGGGGAAGAATCGATCGCCTTGAGCGTCAGGTTAGAGAGTTAGAGAATAAATTATGGCGTTAG
- a CDS encoding ABC transporter ATP-binding protein, translating to MIATANLSENNDTRSLAVVETYKLSKVYVTGFWMNKKVPSLNDCTLKVYKGETFGLLGPNGAGKTTLLKTLLGIIRPTSGKALLLGKPLGDRQVKQRLGYLPENAYYYDFLTAWEFLSFIADLFKIPKSQQKQKILQLLDLVGLAKQTAQKKQLRQYSKGMMQRVGMAQALINDPEIVFFDEPMSGLDPLGRYQVRQIILSLKEQGKTIFFNSHVLSDVEKICDRIAILARGELLKVGSLDEILGTKKSYHVVLKQGENNNDWNQWLTHIKQENNFISGELTGNQEEFIHYVKSICAELISMNLSRDSLEEYFIRILEEKGITSSQ from the coding sequence ATGATTGCTACTGCAAACCTATCGGAAAATAATGACACACGAAGCCTTGCCGTGGTTGAAACCTATAAATTAAGTAAGGTATATGTAACAGGTTTTTGGATGAATAAGAAAGTACCTTCTCTCAACGATTGTACTCTCAAGGTTTATAAGGGAGAAACCTTCGGTTTATTAGGTCCTAATGGGGCGGGAAAAACAACTCTTTTAAAAACTCTTTTAGGGATTATTCGACCAACTTCAGGTAAGGCATTATTGTTGGGTAAACCCCTTGGAGATAGACAGGTAAAGCAAAGATTAGGTTATCTTCCAGAAAATGCTTACTATTACGATTTTCTAACTGCGTGGGAATTTCTTAGTTTTATCGCTGATTTATTTAAAATTCCTAAATCGCAACAAAAGCAGAAAATTTTACAATTATTGGATTTGGTAGGATTAGCCAAGCAAACAGCCCAGAAAAAACAATTAAGACAGTATTCTAAAGGAATGATGCAAAGGGTAGGTATGGCTCAAGCCTTAATTAATGATCCTGAAATAGTCTTTTTTGATGAGCCAATGTCTGGTTTAGATCCTTTAGGACGTTATCAGGTTAGGCAAATTATACTCTCTTTAAAAGAACAAGGTAAAACTATTTTTTTCAACTCCCATGTTTTATCTGATGTGGAAAAAATATGCGATCGCATCGCCATCTTAGCAAGAGGGGAATTACTGAAAGTCGGTTCTTTAGACGAAATTTTAGGCACGAAAAAGAGCTATCATGTTGTCCTTAAACAAGGAGAAAATAACAATGACTGGAATCAATGGTTAACTCACATCAAACAGGAAAATAATTTTATATCGGGAGAATTAACAGGTAATCAAGAAGAGTTTATCCATTATGTTAAAAGTATCTGTGCAGAGTTAATCTCCATGAATCTAAGCCGTGACTCCTTGGAGGAATATTTTATTCGCATCTTAGAAGAAAAAGGAATTACCTCTAGTCAGTAA
- a CDS encoding SRPBCC family protein, giving the protein MTNWLEHSVQIEVNAPIDLVWSLWSDLEQMPQWMKWIDSVHILADDPDLSRWRLASGGFEFSWLSRIVKLEKNQIIQWESVDGLPNRGAVRFYDRHSNSIVRLTVAYAIPGIIGKLMDNLFLGQVVESTLKADLERFKNYIETKKSEL; this is encoded by the coding sequence ATGACAAATTGGCTCGAACATAGTGTACAAATAGAAGTAAACGCCCCTATTGACTTGGTTTGGAGTTTATGGTCTGATTTAGAACAGATGCCCCAATGGATGAAATGGATTGATTCTGTTCATATTTTAGCTGATGATCCTGACTTGTCTCGTTGGCGATTAGCTAGTGGTGGGTTTGAATTTAGTTGGTTATCTCGCATCGTCAAATTAGAGAAAAATCAAATTATTCAATGGGAATCCGTTGATGGTTTGCCTAATCGTGGGGCCGTACGTTTTTACGATCGCCATTCTAATAGTATTGTTCGTTTGACGGTGGCTTATGCCATACCCGGTATCATCGGCAAATTAATGGATAATCTTTTTCTGGGGCAAGTAGTAGAATCTACCTTGAAGGCAGACTTAGAAAGATTTAAGAATTATATCGAGACAAAGAAAAGTGAATTATAA